In the Ornithodoros turicata isolate Travis chromosome 5, ASM3712646v1, whole genome shotgun sequence genome, CTGAAGGAAACCAAACGCAAAATCCAGCACTCAGCATAAGACTGAAGGGTGCACTCCCACTTTCATCCCTACAAAGGCCGTTAATGCCTCTAAGAATGCTAAAAAACGGCTACCATTTAATAGGGTCGATAAAAAGGTAGGCATCCTCGAAAATGTCGAAattaggcatttataggcatttataggcaaattTCGGGGCCCTAGTGATTACATTCTGATCGCGATTCAAGTTCGTATAAAGTATTCGCGGTCTCTAGGTTGTGGTATTGTTATTGATTCGATCACTTGATTGACACGTGGGTGAAGTGTCGTCGACGGAATAAATTGCGATTTCTTCGCCTCCGCAGAGGGGATCGTGATGCCGTGGTTCGTTTGGCGTACGAAGCCGGAGTGGACCAGGCCAACCAAGGCATTCTCTACACCGAGATGCGGATATGTCCTTACACGGCGGCTACGGATTTTACCCACTTGAAAGGCTACACCGGGGCTCCGTCGACGCTCAAGACTCCCGAGGACGTCATCGAGGCCATACTGGAGGGCTTCAAGAAAGCGGAAGCTGAGCATGACATCCAATTGCGTCTCGTCCTCGGCATGTTTAGGGACAAGCCCGGTAATTTCTGTTGCCAAACATATACCGTTCGTAGAAGAGAAGCAAGCCGTACAATCTTGTGTTTTAAGGGACCGGTAAAATCCGTTTTTTTTACCCCGATTTGCATAATCCTTACTCGCGGTACAACGCGAGAACACCCGAAAAGAAACTTGCCAAAACgcaaattcagccaccaatacggGCATTCGAAAACGCTAAACACTGCGCATTCAGTACAGCGCATTTACCCTATTTTTGCCCCGAGgcaaagtagtagtagtagtcgtAGTAGTAATTAACTGCTAAAAAAAGGGAAGGGGGAAGACTTGGAGCAGGGTAGCTGCCTGAAGCTCCACCTCATTTGGGTGGTTTTGAGGTTTATGATATGTGGCTGCTATGACCACACAGTGCCTTGAGTGCCTTCCTGTCTTTTTCCCTTGTAGGCCATCTTCCCATTACTTTGCAGTAAGCGAATGGTCTTTTGTCCCGTGTTTGAAGTGCCTGGGACAGCCTTTTCCTTGCGACTTCTTGTTCTGGGCACTGTATAAGTACGTGCGACGTGTCCTGGGGAACTTTGCAGACGTCGCACAGTCTTGAGGCCACAAAAGGCCGAGGCTGAGTTAAAGAAAACACAGCCCAAGAGTCGAACTGTGCGTAATGGGCCATGTTGTTCTCGTCCCACAGCACGTGTCCGCCGTCCAatggcacactcttaaaaatgaacttcaccgcatagcacgctcctagccaaccattatctcgaatgatatcgttatctgccctgatttgttgaaatcacggggcgtacgccttttctgtgacaattatgaacagcataagtgtcacagaaaaggcgtatgcctcccgttttcaacaaatcagggcagataacgatatcattagaaattatggttggctatgagcgcgctatgcggtgaagttcatttttaagagtgaatggCATGTTTTTTGTAGTAATtgttctgtaaagcgtgcttcaccaCACAATAACCCTTTTTGAGGAGAAGCCCACTTTCATCGCGTTCCACGTATACTGTCTCAACAAGACTACTCATTGTTTTCCGTTTGCACGATTAAGATGTCATTTTTTCATCTTTCGCATTCGAGAGTGGTCACGAGACCTTCTGGATCTGGTGGAAAAGTACAAGGACAGGGGAGTCGTTGGCATCGACGTCACAGGTGTAATTGGAAATGAGAAAATGAGCGAGGAGTACGGGGAAGAGATTCTCGGCCCGGACACTATTGCTACGTTTCAGGTAACGAATACTCGCACGCTATAGTACACAGGTGTTCTTGGTACACGGACAAGGCCAGTGACCTGACCTTTATCTGTTTCGGCAGCCATTTTGGTAACGAATGATATCTGTGTGCGAGGGCAACGAGAACTCAGTATATGGTTTGCGCGTTTCGTTGACATATTCTTATTGTAATCTTGGGATGAGGTGAACAAAAGAAATGCCCTGCAAGTTGGCGTATACAATATTTTGTGAAACACATTGCCCGTATATGAGAAGTGCACTGTAACTAAAGTAACTTTACAAGTGTAAGAAGACGTAGAACATGTTGGTTAGCCTGAAACATGCCGAAGCAACGTAACAGACGTGGACCCTGTTCATGTCCATCTTCGTACGTTTCACTTTGCTTCGACACGTTTCATGTCAACCAACATGCCATTAGAACCATTAGCCGCCTAACGGGACTAAGTACACGGGAGGTTTTTTCGCGAAGTTTCGTCACAGTTTGaagtgctggggagtaaattttgAGTGATAGATGAGTAAAATCAAGAAGTAACTGCAATCTAGGAGACTAGAAGCCTTAATTGTTCCCAACTCCATTCTTCTCAGAGTGGCGGAAGTATGCAATTCACTTCTCAGAGAGCTTGAAGTGGATCGAATACGCCgtgttttacttttctttttccttcgatAAGTTATATAAGACCTTGAGGGAGAAAGCGTTGATTGTTTGACTTGAATGAACTTGACAGGCATTTCGTTTTCAACTTTGACGGCGCGTGTTTTAAAAGTGATCCTACCCACAGAAAGCCGCAGTACGGGGCATCCGGCGTATCGCGCATGCTGGCGAGGCTGGTCCTCCGGGGAATATCAAACGCGCCATCGAGGTCCTCAAGGCAGAACGGATCGGCCACGGTTACTCAGCAATAGCTGAAGGCGGTGAAGCCTACAAGTTGGCACTGGAGAGGGGGATCCACTTCGAGCAGAACATTACCAGCAGCTACCTGACCGGAGGTGTTAAGGAGGGCCAAGTGCATCCAATCCTAAGGTGAATACCTCACACGTGTAGGCAATAGACCTCCccctgtttgtaaaaaaaaaaaaaatatgacgtcacagtgttcgacagcgccaccaatttggtagatctgaactacgctcgaagctagggggcgaacagggtcacgcccgaaagccacggtcttgaggggattacgatggtctctgaaagggacgtgaccttcggttctacttttctttcaataggaggcagcgaacaagtgttcattcgtggaactcagcctccccttccgatttgtttcggtttcagtctgtctaccaacgtcatgatgacgtttctcgggtagaagtCTATTGTTCCAAGCTGCGTACTTCTGCGTAAATCGTTGCTGCGGCTAGGCTATTTGACGCTGCGAGACCCTCTCCAAGTCAAAGTGCAGTTAAGCTGCACACGAAATTTGTTGAAGGAAAAGAACGCAGCCAAACGGTAAACGCTTTACGTGGAAACTATAAACTTATTTTGTATAACAAATAGCTTCATGTCAGTTCCGAAATGTGCCTTATTCTGCAAATAGCAGAAATAGTTGCGCATTCTACACGTATAACGTCACAACAATAAAGAAAGTTCAGCTTCAGTGTTGCACTTGTTTTGTACACCTCCATCGTCTGCAGGCAAAACTGGAGCTGGTGCTTTGACCCCCACTTTAATAATTTATTTCGGTTCTTCTTCGTTAATGTTGTGCTGTACCTCCTCAGACTGATCCGAGACAAAGCCAGCTTCTCCATCAACTACGACGGTCCCACAATCACCCAAGTCACCATGGATCACGAATACCAGCTTCTGCTATCAATGGGAGCAAACGTCTGCGACATCATCGACTCTGTGAGTGCACACTGTGTTTGCTTGCGGATAGTGATTGCGTAAAATACGAGTAGCGTAGCCATCAATTACACGTTCGTGGGTAATCACGGACACCCCCTTTCTTACTCCACAATGTAAAAGCCTGAATCTGGTCagacagagggacgacacacaaCACACGATTCAGGAGTTCATCATATGGAGCTCATCCACAAGCTaacctgcatctacgccattttgtcacCTTTCTTACATTCTGTAATTTGTGTCTGATTGTTTCAGAACTTGTCGGCGATCAAAGCGTGCTTCCTGCcggagaaagagaaagaagcaCTCATGAAGAAATACAAGAAGCTGAACGGACTCGAAAATTACGAACCAAGAAAGTGAACAAAGCCCAAACGCTGCCCGTCGAAACCGGAATGTCCAAGTGTATACCCAGTGTCGAGTAAACTTGTTCTGTGTCATGCATTTTTCTGCATTACGAGTCTGGTAATGTGTGCAACGGTTCGGAATATGGATACTTTAGTACTTGCATACGACCTTTGTAGTACTACAGGGAGTACggcaaaaaatatatatatatatatatgtggcaGCTTATATAAGGATAAGGATAAGCTTATAAAGATATATAAGGATGAAAGTTCCGGAGAAGAAACTTACGGCATACCAAACCAACACGTACTGAGAGATAATACAATTCGATACTTCAGACGATAATTCGATAGTTCAGCTCTCTTATTGGTTAAACaccagccaaggtcgtgctgaagactgggaggtgacgggttcgaatcctaccacccgctgtgctgtctgaggttttccctgggttttacgaagactttccagacgaatgtcagcgcagttccctctgaagtcggcccaggacacatactaacccccgtatctcccactccttcctgctgtcctctctccacctgtccacatctgtacgccgctcatagccacagttgcttcgcgtcgctaaacggaataaaaaaaaaaacaagttgaaaCGTCTTCCACACCAGCACCAGTGAGGATGCATGCGGGTATCTGCATGTACGTACATCAGATTTTTTTCACAACTTCAGAAATGCTGAAAAACAATATCTTTTGAAATTCAGAGATATTTTTTCAATGTTTGCACTATTCGCTGTTGTTGCTATTGCAAATTAGACGTCCAGAACAGTATACATTAGTTGCTATGGTATATAAAACCAAGGTTGTATGTATGCTGTGAACAGACCCTTaaactaattaattacaaaTTCCACTTCCAGTCTTACGAGTAACCCAAATATTGCAATTAATTATACTTCCAGGTTTACTTTCCatacattctaaaaacagatggtggcTGGTGGTGTtgcttctgaaagagctcgccactgtcggcctcacacaggtgggcaacgtcgcgactaaCGCGCTGAGGGAATgcgcgccctgggccgacttctaagggaacttcaccgcatagtacgctgtgcgccaaccattgcaacgatCAGAAATAATCAATCTTCAGGGACACCTGCCCTCTTCAAGCAGTATGGCCCGAACTTTACCCTCACTGGATaaccgtgtgaaaaaaaaaaaaaaaaaaaagatcgttATTTTTATTCTGCAATACAGTATTGCAAGACTTACTCGGAGgttgcttttcttttgtgtttggCCGTTATACATTTGGAATATTTTTGTACTTGAAGTTTATCAATTATTGCATTTGGATTATTGTTGCATTTGGTGTTTATTATTGTTATTCATTTTTCTGATACATAGTTTGTAAGATTTTTCTACGTTTTTCTCGAAGTGTCATTAGATGGCTGTGCCTACACTCCCCTACACTAATGCTCCGGCGCTGTAGGGTActtatgtaaataaataaagcagtACTTGTGCTGCTTTTCGGTCGCCTCAGTATTGGTATGTATGTAGCATAATAACGTCAAAACCGAATTGAAGTGAATTCAAATGCCGCACGTCAAGTGTAGACTCATTCATGTGCCTTATACAGCGTGGGCTAAGAGTGGAATCATAACTTACATGCGCGTTCAACAGAGTTCGCTATCAATGGCTCGGATGAAGAGATACGCAAGCCTAAAAcccaaaacacacacacatgtggGAGCATTATCATTTTATACGGCCAGAACATAAAGCTCGGGCCGTCGCTATAAAGATCATCAAAGAAGGATATCAAGCAAATCATTGGGGTCTGCTTTTGTTCTCAAAGACTCGACATTGAATACGTGTCTACTACAGGTGGACTTCATGCGGTATAGAGTAAGGAGAAGGTCACT is a window encoding:
- the LOC135394824 gene encoding adenosine deaminase-like: MELPKYKIQLHTHLETHARISTVWELESKKKLGLGYTSAEDFKRKVRPEKASTLRNYLKEIVHYYRLFVGDRDAVVRLAYEAGVDQANQGILYTEMRICPYTAATDFTHLKGYTGAPSTLKTPEDVIEAILEGFKKAEAEHDIQLRLVLGMFRDKPEWSRDLLDLVEKYKDRGVVGIDVTGVIGNEKMSEEYGEEILGPDTIATFQKAAVRGIRRIAHAGEAGPPGNIKRAIEVLKAERIGHGYSAIAEGGEAYKLALERGIHFEQNITSSYLTGGVKEGQVHPILRLIRDKASFSINYDGPTITQVTMDHEYQLLLSMGANVCDIIDSNLSAIKACFLPEKEKEALMKKYKKLNGLENYEPRK